Proteins encoded within one genomic window of Calonectris borealis chromosome 1, bCalBor7.hap1.2, whole genome shotgun sequence:
- the LOC142078013 gene encoding folate receptor gamma-like isoform X2, with translation MGAGQALLVLLAASAVMPAKDPLLNICMDAKHHKTKPGPEGMLHDQCAPWKDNACCTANTSSEAHKDQSNLYNFNWNHCGLMPPKCKRHFIQDTCLYECSPNLGPWIDQADSSWRRERILHVPLCKEDCEEWWEDCKDYVTCKENWHKGWNWATGTNRCPWGSMCRPFSHVFPRPKDLCEKIWSNSYKYTTEHRGSGRCIQMWFDPAQGNPNVVVAKYYAWKKRSSPAWMENVTPETDKAVCALPWPVLVLLPLALVVLPEGAGGCGAHGWGSL, from the exons ATGGGAGCGGGGCAGGCGCTGCTTGTGCTGCTGGCTGCCTCCGCAGTGATGCCTGCGAAGGACCCGTTGCTGAACATCTGCATGGATgccaaacaccacaaaaccaagCCTGGCCCAGAGGGGATGCTGCATGACCAG TGTGCTCCCTGGAAGGACAACGCCTGCTGCACAGCCAACACCAGTTCAGAAGCCCACAAGGACCAATCCAACCTGTACAACTTCAACTGGAACCATTGTGGGCTGATGCCACCCAAGTGCAAGCGCCACTTCATCCAGGACACATGCTTGTATGAGTGCTCACCCAACCTGGGGCCCTGGATTGACCAG GCTGACAGCAGCTGGCGTCGGGAGAGGATTCTTCATGTGCCACTCTGCAAAGAGGACTGTGAGGAGTGGTGGGAGGACTGCAAGGACTACGTCACGTGCAAAGAGAACTGGCACAAGGGCTGGAACTGGGCAACAG GAACAAACCGCTGTCCTTGGGGCTCCATGTGCAGACCCTTCAGCCATGTCTTCCCCCGACCAAAAGACCTGTGTGAGAAAATCTGGTCCAACTCCTACAAATACACCACAGAGCACCGGGGCAGCGGACGCTGCATCCAGATGTGGTTTGACCCTGCCCAGGGAAACCCCAACGTGGTTGTGGCAAAGTACTATGCTTGGAAAAAGAGATCTTCCCCTGCTTGGATGGAGAACGTGACTCCTGAGACGGACAAAGCTGTGTGTGCTCTGCCATGGCCTGTCCTGGTCCTGCTGCCTCTGGCCCTTGTGGTGCTCCCTGAGGGAGCCGGGGGCTGTGGAGcccatgggtgggggtccctgtgA
- the LOC142078013 gene encoding folate receptor gamma-like isoform X1 has product MTPVCLLFSSSKWLGQMQWCEDFCQLSAPLFNQEASPSQSLGTPDQNKCAPWKDNACCTANTSSEAHKDQSNLYNFNWNHCGLMPPKCKRHFIQDTCLYECSPNLGPWIDQADSSWRRERILHVPLCKEDCEEWWEDCKDYVTCKENWHKGWNWATGTNRCPWGSMCRPFSHVFPRPKDLCEKIWSNSYKYTTEHRGSGRCIQMWFDPAQGNPNVVVAKYYAWKKRSSPAWMENVTPETDKAVCALPWPVLVLLPLALVVLPEGAGGCGAHGWGSL; this is encoded by the exons ATGACGCCTGTTTGCTTGCTGTTTTCTTCTAGCAAATGGCTAGGGCAGATGCAGTGGTGTGAGGACTTCTGTCAGCTCAGTGCACCCCTCTTTAACCAGGAGGCCTCCCCTTCCCAAAGCTTAGGTACCCCAGATCAGAACAAG TGTGCTCCCTGGAAGGACAACGCCTGCTGCACAGCCAACACCAGTTCAGAAGCCCACAAGGACCAATCCAACCTGTACAACTTCAACTGGAACCATTGTGGGCTGATGCCACCCAAGTGCAAGCGCCACTTCATCCAGGACACATGCTTGTATGAGTGCTCACCCAACCTGGGGCCCTGGATTGACCAG GCTGACAGCAGCTGGCGTCGGGAGAGGATTCTTCATGTGCCACTCTGCAAAGAGGACTGTGAGGAGTGGTGGGAGGACTGCAAGGACTACGTCACGTGCAAAGAGAACTGGCACAAGGGCTGGAACTGGGCAACAG GAACAAACCGCTGTCCTTGGGGCTCCATGTGCAGACCCTTCAGCCATGTCTTCCCCCGACCAAAAGACCTGTGTGAGAAAATCTGGTCCAACTCCTACAAATACACCACAGAGCACCGGGGCAGCGGACGCTGCATCCAGATGTGGTTTGACCCTGCCCAGGGAAACCCCAACGTGGTTGTGGCAAAGTACTATGCTTGGAAAAAGAGATCTTCCCCTGCTTGGATGGAGAACGTGACTCCTGAGACGGACAAAGCTGTGTGTGCTCTGCCATGGCCTGTCCTGGTCCTGCTGCCTCTGGCCCTTGTGGTGCTCCCTGAGGGAGCCGGGGGCTGTGGAGcccatgggtgggggtccctgtgA